The window ATTAATCAAACACCAGTAAGCAATCAAACTAGTACCGACAAGAAATATGAGACACAATCAATGTAGTTTGATATTCTCTTGTACCAAATGCATATGATTTTAAGTTTCTAATTATAGAAATGTAGCACTGCCTACAAAAATTTCTCGACTTAAAGAAAATCAGATTACAAATTAGCCTAAAGCCATAAAAAATCAGGAACCTCATTGAGCTCATCAAGCTTTTGCTTCCTGAGGTAGCACAAGAAGTCAAGCAAAATCCGCATATTTCTCTCTGCTTCTTCTTGCTccatctttctcttcttctctgcaAGGAGGGTCAATAGGCCATCTAGCTCTTTAACTGAGACTTCACAACCCTGTCTAAGAATCccaagaaaatcattaaaaaataaagagaaaaccaAAAGAGCAAGAAGACGTGGCCAACAATTTATCCAAGTAGATAATATTGAATCCCAATTAACCATCAAAACTACAACAAGAGACCTGCTGTAATGCCTGGCGAAGGTGTTCGTAAGGTGATGCATTCTTGGCTGCTTGACGAGCATAAGTTCTCTCCAATAACTACATCATTCAATACTTATAAAGCTGTAAATAAGCTAGCTTCACAATTGTGGACGCAAAAGCTTAGTTTTCTAAACATTTAAAACTATCATATCAAGCagaacattacaaaataaaaataaaatttggcaAAGATgagaaagaatgaaagaaagaacaaacCTTATTGAGCAAAAAATTAGGAAAGATATGGTTGTTGGTGAGGTAATGAGAACAACAAGGACAATCATTCTTGTTTCTTAAATGAGTAGTAATACACAGGTAACAGAAGCTATGTCCACAGGAAGTGAGAAAAGCATCCTTAATGATCTGCATGCAAATAGGACAGAGCATATCCTTGTCTAACTCCTCCGTTGGTGGTTGCATTTTGGAGGTTGTTGCCTCAGAATTCACAGAGGGGACAAGTGCCCCCATAGAGCTCTCTCCAcccatgtttgtttgtttttttttttttttgtgtggtggGTGTGAGTGAGTGATGCGATcatgtggaggaggaggagttgTTGAAGGGTGTGAATGCTTTGCCCTTCTTTTGTGgtgaaggaagaaaaagaaaaggtggctGTTAGCTAACTAGAGAGAGTAAAGAATGTGCTTTGTGAGGGTGCAAACTGCCCACGTTGGGCGGGGGATAGTTTTGGTCTCAAAACGTAGAGAAGTTTCATATCAAAACGACGTGGTTGACCCTGGttcattctttcttcttcttcttcttcttcttctttttttttattttaaaaaaagtgatacaTGCTTTCTTGTCAATAAGATTAAATTTAGCTTGTCTATTATCAAGCAGTGGATCCCACTTGTCTTCTGTTAATCTTCTTGTCTTAATTTGTTTCTGCTACTGTTCTCATGTGTTCCTCCACTCCATTCTAGTCTAGTTTCATTTGATTGTTGTAAGTGGACTTGCAAGTTGTGACCAATTAGAgtgttgttgggtttttttagtGTCCTTGAACAATCTTAAACACACACCATTGATATAAGCATTCCCCTTGGTTCTTTTCCTTTGCCACAATAGAAATCAACTCGTTGAGCGACCAGTAAGACAAGCTGTCATCACATAAATTGTTCTACAGGAACTCTTGTTTCATTTCTGATTGTTGACTTGCTTTATTTGCAACAAAATTTTGCGCATGCCCGTGAGCCCCACCCAGACCAAGCAATAAGCAAAATGACGTTTTTGAGACAGCACTGGTATTCCTGTGTTGAAGATACCAGGCTTGCTGTGTCCATTTGATTTTAAAGAGATGGTTGCACAGGCTCGGTTTACTTGACCTGTGACCGTCGAGAAGCTTTAAATGTTCAGTGTTCCAGTCAATCCAACAGGGATCCGGGAAAAGCACTAGAGCCaggtttttggatttaaattcTATCAGAGTCTATGCCTTCTAGGCAGTTGCAATAACAGGGGACCATATCAAGTGGGCAACTCTGTTATCCAGGAAACTACTTTAAAAACGCAACTTCAAGGGGTATTGAATTTTCATATACAACTCTTAAAGGCCTGTATAATTTGTAACTTTGTTATGTTTGTGTATACAATTTCTCACTATTCATCACCTGAAGTGTATACTGTTTCCTTGTTCTCCTTTCCTCAAatattttgcttttgctttgaCGGAGGAGATGTTACAGATTTCTCTAAACAATCAGCAACCCCTCCACAATCTGCTTGACGAAGCTCACTGCCAGTATCATCTTCGAAAGCATCCTCTGGATATGAATGTGGAGAGCGGAGATTTCCATGAGTTTGGCAGGCCCCCATGGTCTTACAATGTTCAGCCTCATCATCTCTGATGTTCAGAAATACATCATACAAATTCtctggaaagaaaaggaaaattttaaaaacagcGAACAAAAGTTCTGTTAGTCTCTACGTAAATTtaactcccccccccccccccaaaaaaaaaaaaaaaaaaaacaaaaaaaaatcctctttaaaataaaaattgtcgaaaaaagacttgaaatttattttacctATTTTTGGCCTACGAGAATGGGGAGCTCTGGAAGTTTGAAATTCATCTGGAAGGGATCATAATAGAGTTGTTATGCCATGCTCTCACATCATATATGATGCAACTGTAGTTTGTTACATAAAAACTTACCAAACAAGTACAAATCACCCTCAGTGTAATATTTTACAGCAACCTCAGGTGCAGGCATTTTTCTCAAATCCTCTACAATGAAGCAAAGCAACCAGAACAACTCAGAATAAGTCCATTGATTTTGGACGAAATAGAATCTATATTCTATAATGTTAAGCATATGATAGAGATCCTTCATCAAACTGTTCTGCATGCTGATAGATTTTTGGGGTGCCCCATGGCCTGAATGCATTTGCATACATATAAAGGTTTTTAAGTATCATCAACCCATGGATTAATAGCATCCAGAGGTGTCATAACTCCCAAGTGATTGATCATATTACACTATTCACATAAAAGGTCATCTTACGGGTTAGGCAACACTATTCACATAATTCCtctcaaaaaataagaaaaggaaacatgTACAAGACGAACAAATGAAGTGATAGTGGCCAACTGACCAGCAAAAAGTGAGAGCAAGataatgacaattttttttttctcaacatttATACTCGCAGATGATGGATGTGCAAGAAACTACTCTAATATCATCTACGAACATATGAAAGTCATAGCATACCTCCTTGTGCCTTGATAAATTTGTCATAAGTTTCAAATGCGTGGTTCTCAACACATTCAGAGAAGTGATCtgaaaaaatgatcaaaatgaatttatcaaaatCACCATTTTGAGATAAATGACTTGTGGGTTATTCTGCAATGGAATTGTCTATTAGACAATTTATTTTGGGAGTTCTTCCTATGGGGATAAAgcaataaaagtaaattaaagttACCAAAATCAGAAATTTTGAAACAAGTATCAAGTTTTTTTGACATATAAATTCTCTGCTCCCCCATCTAACTAGTTCAGGGTTTGAGTCCCAAACAACCCATTACTCACCAATCTGAGATAAACGACTGAGGGTGGGCTTATTCAGCAATTATTTTGTCTACAAGATGATTTATTTAAGGTGCTTTTCCAGTGGGCTTGAAGCAACATAaagaaaaacagtaaaaaagaaaaaaaaaataaaagtagctATAAAGCAAATGAAGTTTATCCTcttccaaactaaaaaaaatccaaaacaatagAAATCAACAAATATGGGGCTTTTTTGAGCTCTATGAATTCAAATAATGGTTGCAAGAGTTCCAAAAATATGTcagaattgaaaattttatacaGGAACACCtggttcatcatttttttcagtTATGTTCTCATTAAATGATAAACTCTCATATCATTTAATCTCTCATGACTCTAGAGGATTGAATGAGTGGGATGTTATAATGCAAGACAGTTCATAACCAGCAAAATCCAGATGCAAGTACTTACATGCCATTCTTGGGCTTAATGCATACATTAAGACTGtcatgatgtaataaaaaaatgccATGTGCTGAGCAAGAAAGCGGTCAAACCACCAAGAATTGCCACCCAATTCCTGCAACCAAATTACAAGGCCATCAGAATCATGAGGATTTTGGtatggtatttttttacttggagCCACTGTACCGCATATAAATAGATTGGACCTGCAAAGGTTTGTACTTGCACATGCATGATTATGACTCATGAGTGCGCCATAGGTTGAGTTTGTGTATTCTGTATTTACAACCAATCTTCATTGGAAAAGGAGCagtttctattttcttcttcaatttactATAGACTATTCTCATGCTAACTTTACTATATCTATATTAAATTTACAGACCATTCATTATTCAAATGCCATCCCATGGAAGGAATCACAAACTGAATCAGTGAAGGGTTTGAAAATAACAACATTTAGTGAACTTGAGACCATGaccaacagaaaaaaaagaaaaaatgtccTCCTAACAGAATCGATAAAAGAAACATGTAACCAATAAAACTACGAAAACTACTTACTTCCATAATAAGCAAGTGATGCATTTCATTCCAGCTCTCAGCAAAATGCACTTTGATATAATCAGATCTTCTCCACCACCCAAAACTTTCATACAAATGAAGAACAGATATAAAGGCTGCCATAGTTCAGAAATTGGCAATTACCATCAAATTCAATATATCTATAGCATAAAGAGAGCAACTCAATAAACCTCAAAACCAAGTCagcaaattcaattttgatgaaCTGCAATGATTTCTTATTGCATTTTGGAAGTGAAGTATGATGTCTATATGAATCAATGGGGAGTCAAATTCTCTCTTGTCGAAAGTAGACCACATCAAAAAGATCATTTTATCAGTAACTAGCATGACCATCCAAATTCTAACCCATCAATAACCTCAGTTATAACATTTAAGAACATAAACTTGTTTAGTCAAACTACTAAACCCTTGATGGgtttaatcaaaattgaaagagaaatcaATAAATATGAGCAGTACTCACCAAAATAAGGAACTCTAGCAATagtttccaaaacatagaacctAGCATAATCACGGCCATGATACAATGCATCAAGAATCGTTACCACCGAATCCTGAcataaaagaaatcaagaaacgaAAACAACAGTCAAATACATACTTGATACTACAGCCCCAAGTGTTTTctcctataataataattaaaaaaaaactagaaataaaaatgggaacaattaaataaattatgccaAGAACAAACTAGAAGCCCTTGTAATATggaaacaaattcaagaaatcTTACAGTGAGAAAGATATTGACAGATTGTTCAAGCTTGACAACCCACTTGTCTAATTCAGTAGGGGATGAAGGTTGTGGTGAGGCCTCCGGGCCATGAGTGAGAGTGCTGGGTCTAAATGATTCCTCTACAACAACTTTCTCATCTTCATTTTCCTTTAATACAGTTGCTTGAACTCTACAAAACTTTGtactagaaaagataaaaactttttattagtAAGgtaaataaagatgaagaatttgATGATTATTGTAGTtgattaacaataaaataataaaagaataccTCCTTGTGGAAGGAGGGAATGGAAGTGAAGCGGGGTTGTAGTTgcgtttgaaaagaaaagggcttCGTGGGGTTTTAGCAATATATCTCCTGGTTTTAGTAGTAGAGGAAGAGGATGAGATTGTGAATAATACCgtagcagaagaagaagaagaagaagagagaatcattttttttttgggggggggggaggaATTATCAAATTGttaaaagacaagaaaaggagagaagaaaagtgtgagttgatttgattttattattttaaggtAAGGAAATGGAAATAGGAACTGTGAAATTGACAAACATAGTAATGGTGATGTTTGTGGTTGGATTCGGACAGACTCCGTTTGGTATCTAGTTGTGtgttttgagatattttttatttgactataattttaaaaattatttaattttattttttaaacttagggtaaaaatttagatatgagaaaaattaatatttgttaatgCATTGTatggtatttttataaaaataaaataaaatatatttagtgtaACAGCagcttaaaatatttatgacaTGGTAATTGATTTATCAAACTCTTAATCATCCAAAGATTATAATCTTGTATTAGTTTCTGTCACAAGtgtgattaaatttttaaaatgtaaaaaaattgttaagagcgtggtaatgttttaaaatgtaaaagaaatagTTAAGaatgtgataatttttttatattgtgttaTTAATTCTGACTTAATAgatgaattttaaaatcttataacttaattttttgtttaacttgAGTTTCAAATGAAAGCATACGGGAGTTGATtcgaattaaattgattgatttcatggaTCAACATGTAATTTTAATTACCAGTAAAAACACGGCttggtttttaataaaatttcaagataataacttttttcataaaaactaTTAAGACAATGACAGATCGATTTTAATTCCTAAGCAAACTGTGTCATGTAAtccattgagtttaataatttatttttttaattaaatgattacaAAATTGAGTaccaacttaaaaataaaaacttatttaagaCAGTGATAACtctaaagaaagcaaaaaacaaatcatacagTTTATTTtacaatcaatccaatatttaaggataaaataaagaaagaaatattaaaaataattaacgaaccaaaaaccaaaaaaaatatttggttagtGAGTGAACTCCCCAAACTTATGAACCAGGTAACTCGGACTAACACACTAAATCTGTCAACCGGGTTATGGACTCTAgtgagattataattttttttcaaaattattttttacttaactacatgataaaaaaaatatacaaccgcaaaaaaaaaaaaaaacaccaatctAATACTgagatgttttaaaaaattaagcgataaatgaagatcaaaatatttaacatcGCAACATAGGTAATTTACCATGTTATGCTTAATGAatttttctatcaaaataaatttgtaatagaaaaacatataaaatttgtaatagaaaccaACACACAcgtaaaatttattgaataaaaataaaaacaaatgcaaggatgcacattaaaaaaaatcttataaaaatcaatattaaaaaaacaaatttaatatatataaattaaaaaaatcacaagaatcatacctacatctttaaaaaataaacacaacattCATAAGCGGTTGATCGGTGAGGACATTCAATGTCCGTATCTAGCGCGTGTGCCTGGAAACGAAAAGGAACAATCAAGTCATGTCATCGATGGGGTGGTATTGATAAGGGACAACATACATAATGAACTCGATTGGGAGTTACAGACGACCTAACTAAAGCAACTAGGAAATGAAATTGCATTTATATAGAAGAACCCAACTCTTCAGCTATTGGAGGTCTTAATGCTAAGCTCCCGAAGGGCTTctttctctgctgctactgtaGCTAATTTGCTTTCTCACTAAGACTAAGAGCGTCTCTAatgcaaaatgatattttaaaaagctaaatttataaaatagcattttgaataatataaatatagctTTATTTACTATATTTACTCCAATGAAAAAAAGCCATTTGAAAAGCCATTTATATTGGAGTGGAAAAAACGagtgttttattatttcttaataagtttgatgttatttttttttccacgtGGCtacatttaattggtttatttttttagtggccCCACTTTATTGGTTTTGGCTCTTTTGAGAAATATATCATTTGTGGGAGAGAAAATGCATTTTAGCATTTTGTTTAGCACTTCCTTTGAAGTGtgcaaaataaacataaaaagccaaaacaatattttttttaatatttagctttCCATTTAGCACACCCATTGGAGATGCTCTAATAGCTTACCAATCGAGAGCTAAAAGCTTCTGATTGGCCCTTGACCCATATTTATATCGGTTGAAGCCTATGTTGAGTTTAGGTATAACGTGTGAAGCTTAAATAAAGTTTTCTAAGGGTCACCACCCCCCATCTTTATTTATCGTCACGCCTAAGTATGAAGGAAGGAGAAACAAGTGGGATCTCCTCTAAAAGTTGAAGTCCCATCTCGCTACACAAATCCTCTATCCATACCAAGCAACCATTGAGTTACTGGATACCGCTTGAGAAATCGCTCATGCAAGTTAGCTCAGGCACCATTCCCATAGTACAGGGGAACTAGGCTTAGTAAGGTTCAATGGTCACTTATGCAATTCAAAAAAAACTCCTGAGTAGTTTAAAGCATTAGCTGACCTCAGTAAGGTTCACCCTTCCTTATGCAATTCGAACTActcaatatcattaaaaaaatcatcacagattaattaaaaaataaacccaaaatttatttgaaaaaaaatcaactaatgcattatttaaaaaaaaatcaattttttttttaaatttaggcATGCAATGTCTGATCCAATTAAGCAGTGACCTATGTGCGGCCCTATaatgtttttaagtttaatgggGTGGACGATACGTCGTCCGCCTTAtgcatcataaaaaaagaaatgatgcatCATATGTTCATCCCCAGAATCCGGCCATTATAATGGCCAGAAAAATagggccttttctttttttagcaaaaaactCATCTTCAATCTATTTTTGACTTAAAACACCTAGGAAACACACTAGAGACTCTTTTAAATCAATCCATAaccacaaaaaacataaaaacaacccTAAAACCcgaaataaaacacaattccTAATCTCATATATGATTTTTAggtattttcaaggtaaaaaaaatacataatcttAACTCCCCTAATCATATGGaaccatttgacacaaaaaaataaccGTTTTAATGGCTGAATTCCTCACTAACaaacactttctctctctatgttAAAATCTGGCGACATCCTCTCTCTCCAACGTCCGAAAAAGGattgaaaataagtaaaatacaGTTCGGTACCAAAAAACAAAGTTCCTAACCAATTTTGTAAAATCCAAGTAATCAGTCACCTAATAGTTAAGAAAGATTGGgttttcaaatgaatttttgataaaaaatttcattctgCCACCTATATTacctatttttttcactttagtcccctttctttcaattcaacacTCTCTTGCAGAAAAACCTGTAATTAGGTTGTAATTTGGTCTCAAAAGGGCTCAATTGTGCAAAAATAAtcaaaggatcaaattgaaaacttttaaaaattgcaCTATTGTAATCTATGGTAAAATGTGAGAGTGTGAACAATGTTTTTATGAATAGTAAAAACACCACATGTGTTTAGCTTTATGTACTAGCTATTTAACTTGCACTTTACCgcatgttataatttttttttaaaaaaaatattgagtatGCAGGTTGCGTCAATatgtttttacataaaaaattcaaagtacaAATTAAAAAGCCTATACAAACAAGATCACAcagtatatttaaataaatgaaagataAATCTACACCCTAAAAAACCTATGACTTAAAAGATAAACACAAATGAAACTGATTGAATAAACCCACGTCATAAAAAGTATTACGCAAGGCCGAATGcatcaacaatataatttaaaaacaaatatttcttattttaaaaaataaacttcatttgtataaaaacaaattatagatgaattaaaataataacttgaaaaataaaataggaccatgaaaactgaaaatacttatattaaaaaataacatgcaaaAACGTGACCTAgttcatgagaccgagataaaactatagaaaaaacttgaagataATCACAgaaccaatattaaaaaaattaatgcagaAGCCGAAttccaaacaaattaaatgtcgaaagatgaaatcagaaaaaaaaattattacataaaaggataaaaaaaatgaggttgagaaaaagcattaattaaaggaataaaaattttcaattggagggtttaattgaattaaaaactagctttaataaaaggaaaaaaatcaaaagaatgagggtcaaactaaaaaaaataaagcaacataAAACTTGATTGAAGGacgaaattgaaagaaaaaaaaacttcaacaaaaatgtgaatgaaaaaattaaaaattttaaaaaataaggattgaaatgaaaaaccaaaatatgagaaattacaattgaaggactaaattgaaaagaataaaaacttctataaatggaaaagaaacgaaataagaaattaatagaatgaggactgaaattgaaaagtaagAAACAAAGAGGATAATGGTGTATATTACCTatcaggagagagaaaagaaggggaaaaattCAAAAGACCATTATCAACAATCCAACCACCGTCAGCTGCCACAAGCTACTTCAAATGAAAGAGGACACGACGACGCATATAGGAAAATGATGAAAGGCCAATTAGGTCCATTGGTTGACATCACACGTGTCATTTGAATAACATGGGTACCACCCACGTGTTGAGCACGCTCCAACAACTTtagacattaaaaaatttaggaaaaatatgaaaataccaaaataccccCACAGCCCGACAATTATACAAAATACCCATatgaaagtaaaaacaaaataccccAAAATACTAAGCTTATGTTTTGTCTCTTTCAAGGTTAAAGATATAATTGCACtgtatattaaaattcaaaaatctaaACTAGAAGAAAATgtgtatttttacttttaagaagCTTATGCAAAGTCAAGAAAGTTTTTAGtcaacaattttatattttattatttttaggggtaaaataatatttttactgtaaaaaaaataaaaaaaaaggtgaacaCCCCCACCCAAAAGGCTTAATTTCTTTGGACCAAAGgatacaaagataattttactacagcttaaaacatattttactgTAGATTGGGGTACAGTAAACaaagcaatttatttttttagataataataatacaatgattgagtttcaagttttattaatattattattatttagttatgGTCTATTTCAATCAACTtgcccaaaaaaaacaaagtgtacTATTGAGTTTTCAGTGATTGTTTTTGGTTTATGATTCATTTATTGATTTTAGCTAGCCTCGATTGTGTGGATAAGTACACCGCTGATGCTATGCCCCAAGCCACTActccttttttcttctgtttttgttttagcaTACCAGTCTCCCCTTGAATCTATGAATGAACCCTTTCAATAATACAACTGAGAAAAGAGGACCGAAAAGAAACTTTCTAAGCTTGGCCTTTACATTAGGACATGTGGCGCTGCCGATCAAATCGATTTTTCCCTTATTACTTGGTAAAATACAGAAGCTTTCACAGTAAGTGTTATAATCCATGTCGGCATCTGCCACTGTTCGTTCATGTATTTGTTGTCATTGTGTACATACATCGAATCTGTGACAGGTTGGATATTCTTTAGTATCTAGAACTCAAAAGATCACAAGAAAGGAGAAGACTTGCAACCATATCATATAGATGATGATCATAATGCCCCTTTTCAGTTGTGATTTTCCTGGGAACGTGTAGTTGACAGCTTGATCCAAGATTTTCTTTTCTGGGGTGGGGGGTCATAGATTTAAATCCCAAGATCATCCCGCAATTAATTATAAGCTTAATTCAACAGTCAATGTAAAAATACAACACAGCTTTTTGGCAGAATAAAGCAATGGatatgaatatccaaaataaaataaaactggtGGCAATAACTGGCTAGCCATATCAGCCCTGAGATTGTCAATCACACACTATATTTTATTCATGATGAAAAGAGAGTAGAAAGTTTAAGCCTTGCCTGATCACTGATCACACGCGCATATATGTGTTCACGCTCCCATGCAGTTACCTCCGCTATCAGATCCTGAATCTAGCAAATTCCCAAATGAGAAACAAAGCTCTCTGTTTTAGGTTTCTCTTGGTATCCCTCAAATGAGGTGAAGGACTGCAGTATTTATAGAAGTAAAGGGTATCCTTGATTAATCCTTGTTGGTTTTAATCCTCTCGTTAAGTCCTAGTTCATATTGATATCCACTTGGATAATTTCTCATGGTAGATGCAAAACAACATAATAATTAAGAgttataatgataaataaa of the Populus nigra chromosome 7, ddPopNigr1.1, whole genome shotgun sequence genome contains:
- the LOC133699335 gene encoding ubiquinol oxidase 4, chloroplastic/chromoplastic-like — translated: MILSSSSSSSATVLFTISSSSSTTKTRRYIAKTPRSPFLFKRNYNPASLPFPPSTRSTKFCRVQATVLKENEDEKVVVEESFRPSTLTHGPEASPQPSSPTELDKWVVKLEQSVNIFLTDSVVTILDALYHGRDYARFYVLETIARVPYFAFISVLHLYESFGWWRRSDYIKVHFAESWNEMHHLLIMEELGGNSWWFDRFLAQHMAFFYYIMTVLMYALSPRMAYHFSECVENHAFETYDKFIKAQGEDLRKMPAPEVAVKYYTEGDLYLFDEFQTSRAPHSRRPKIENLYDVFLNIRDDEAEHCKTMGACQTHGNLRSPHSYPEDAFEDDTGSELRQADCGGVADCLEKSVTSPPSKQKQNI